The stretch of DNA CCTCGCAGCGTTACGACCACATCATCATCGACTGTCCGCCGGTACTGAATCTGGCGGACGCCGTTGCGATCGGACGGCAGGCCGGGGCCAATTTCATGGTGGTGCGTGCGGGCGTCAGCACGCTCGACGACGTGCGCTTCGCGGTTGGACGACTCGCCCAGAACCGGATCAAGCTGGATGGGCTGTTGTTCAACGACCTGAGCGCCAACGGGGCCCGGCGCGCCTACAGCGTCTATTACGGCACCGAGTACTCCGCGGCGCGATCGTGAGGCGGCGCGACCGCAGGGCGGTCTGCGATGGCTGCCGACAGCGCTGCGAAGTAGTCCCGTGAAGTCGATTCTTTCGCAAGGTGCCTGGGGTGTGGTGGAGTACGTCTGCTACCCCCTGTTCATGCTCGCCGCCACCCCCTGGTTCCTGTTCCATCTGGGGGCCGACCAGTACGGCCGGTGGATGCTGCTGATGACCCTGACCACCGTGGGCAGCCTGGTGGGCCTGGGCATGGGGCCGGCGGCGATCCGGCAAGTGTCGAAATACCACGGCCGCAACGAACTGCCGAGTGCAGCCCGTGCTGTGCGCGCGCTGCTGCTGGTCGCCCTGCTTGGCGGTCTGGCCACCGCGCTGCTGCTGGCAACGGCCGTACACCTACTGCCCGAGACGCTGTACGCCCGGCTGGGCACGCCGGCCCAGATGGCGCAGATTGCCCTGCTGGCGGGGTTGTTGATCCTGACCGAGCAGGTCGATGGTGTCTTCACCGGCGCCATCCGCGGGCTGGAGAGATTCGATCGCGCGGCGCAGATCGAAGTCGTCGCCAAGTTTGCGACCGTCGCCGCCGGCGCCGCAGTGGCGTGGTATTCGAAAACACTGCTGCCGGTCCTCGGCACCATGGCACTGCTGACGATCCTGCGTGCCTGCGCCAAGGGCTGGTTGGCCTCGCGGTTGCTCGGGGCGAGCGCGCTCTGGCCTTGCTGGGACGCCGTGCAGGTGCGGGAAGGCCTGGCCTTCGGGAAATGGACCTGGCTGCAGGGCCTTGGTGGCCTTTTCTTCGCTGCGGCGGACCGCCTGATCGTCGGCTCCCAGCTGGGCGCGGA from Nevskiales bacterium encodes:
- a CDS encoding oligosaccharide flippase family protein, with protein sequence MLAATPWFLFHLGADQYGRWMLLMTLTTVGSLVGLGMGPAAIRQVSKYHGRNELPSAARAVRALLLVALLGGLATALLLATAVHLLPETLYARLGTPAQMAQIALLAGLLILTEQVDGVFTGAIRGLERFDRAAQIEVVAKFATVAAGAAVAWYSKTLLPVLGTMALLTILRACAKGWLASRLLGASALWPCWDAVQVREGLAFGKWTWLQGLGGLFFAAADRLIVGSQLGAEALARYGICLQLAQQIHTLPSAALGVAFPAVSRRLQGEGQGALRRVAGYALGINVLLALLLALPMILAAKFILSLWIDAAFAAQAADVFVWLCGAHLLLALNVAAHYLLLGAGNARFVSLSNLAGGIAGLVASVALIPVLGLIGAAQARLSYAAVTFANHLALSRALRARDGLPHAASA